The following coding sequences lie in one Arachis ipaensis cultivar K30076 chromosome B03, Araip1.1, whole genome shotgun sequence genomic window:
- the LOC107633565 gene encoding uncharacterized protein LOC107633565 → MTNKAVSKEVQVVERPEEKEAPEKDEVALSHAPPRVPIHEPKAPHHHKSQEETKDDQYSQFLEVFKKLHINISFAETLEKMHPYVAFMKGLLYEKKAFKGDKTVVLCDLGSSINLMPLSVMWKLKIQEAQPIRIALQMADKSLRQAHGIAKNVLVKVGELFLPTDFVILDMGEDANDSIILGRPFLATGRVISPYFPIYFSLI, encoded by the exons ATGACAAATAAAGCTGTGTCTAAGGAGGTGCAAGTTGTTGAAAGGCCAGAGGAGAAGGAAGCTCCAGAAAAGGATGAAGTTGCATTGTCACACGCTCCACCTAGGGTGCCTATTCATGAGCCTAAAGCACCACACCATCATAAGTCCCAAGAGGAGACCAAGGATGATCAGTACTCTCAATTCTTGGAAGTCTTTAAAAAGCTCCACATTAATATTTCTTTTGCAGAGACTCTGGAGAAGATGCATCCTTATGTTGCATTCATGAAAGGATTACTCTATGAGAAGAAGGCCTTCAAGGGAGATAAaacagtg GTTCTCTGTGATCTTGGCTCAAGCATCAATCTGATGCCATTGTCTGTGATGTGGAAGCTGAAAATTCAAGAGGCACAGCCTATAAGGATAGCATTGCAGATGGCTGACAAGTCTCTGAGGCAGGCACATGGGATAGCGAAAAACGTCTTGGTCAAGGTTGGAGAGCTATTCCTCCCTACTGATTTTGTGATACTTGATATGGGAGAGGATGCAAAtgactccatcatcctaggaagaccattcctagccacggGGAGAGTGATAAGTCCATATTTTCCGATATATTTTAGCTTAATTTGA